The genome window tatttgcCAACTAAGAGCTGctatctgtgttttgttgtttttgaaacaATGTCAGTAAacatctatctatccatctatccatctatctatctatctatctatctatctatctatctatctatctatctatctatctatctatctatctattttattccatttgtattgtattctattttttatGGCTggtatctccaaaactcagcagctcacaccaaaacaatctagatgcaTAAACAGCAATACAggttagaaaaaaatatatgtttttttgatcttgaggtgaactgtccctttaaagccatgaatttccccccaaaaaacagacGAGAGCAGGCATAGAACCTTTTGGAAGAAAACAAATGCTGTGGCAGTGCCAGTGCCCGGGCCAAACTGAAAAAGCTAGTAGCAACTCACGTGaaagctgctgtgttgcattTAATGCATCAAAAAACACCACAATGTATGATTTCCTTTACCTCCACAACGATCCATGGCTTCAGGCTATCAGCAGAGAGGTTGAAAAGGGTTAACTGGGCCGTTGTGAAAAATTCAGCATCACAGGTTAGTTAATGATGTTACAGAGGAAATGTCATGTGTGCAGATTGTTTCGTTGATTGCAATGAATCAGAAAAAGAGTCTCGGTGAAGATgtaaatacagtttttacagtaaaaacataTGGACCTGCAATAAAGCAACTACTTTtagaatggagtttggttgaACAGCCTGTCAAATTGAAAGACCAGCAAGAGCAAAGGGGGGTTCAAACATTTATAATTCACATAGACTTTGCAGACTTGCCCTCTAATAATGATCTTTCTAAGAAGCTTAATGTAGAAAGTGGGGCCAACACCAACCTGTTTTCTACTCTacactcagaaaaaaaatgagagataACAGAACTACATTAACTGAACATTTAATAAGGCAGGTCAGGGTAGTCCACTCTGATGGAGGCGGACTGAAAGGACACAAATCAaccctcattttttttttttcccaacgtCACGATGCTGATCGTAAATCGacaacaacataacatgatTGCTTGCCTGATTGGCAAAAGGATTTTGGTGCCTAATAGCTCAAAAACAATaagattttcatattttatgcaATTAAATTGGCAAAAACCTTAGAATTTTCTACCAGTCAAGTTTcacaaacaattaaacaaaacatttcaataatatatttacatggcagccattttcctctgaaatcgCGCTCAGGATGGGAAGCTCAAATGCGGTttagagagctgaagtcacaCCCCTTCCAATGGACCACCTTGGGaccttatttgtttttctttagaaATATGTTTGCTGGTGAATGGCGAGGGACAAATAATCTTTTGATTCCACTTGGACTGTATACATATGGTGattatgaattaaaaaaaacaatttgagaAGGTTGCAGCTGTCATAAAACGAATGAAATATGAGACTGAAAATACGTGGTTGTAACGACTACTCACCCAACAGTCGGGTTAGTGACGTTGTCACATTGGATGGTCACCAAAACCCATAACTTAAACATTGTAAAGCTGGTACCCTACATTAGCTTGCAGGCAGAACTGATGAACTgccctttcacataactgcagctgtcaatgTGGCCATTTTTATGTCATCTTTTCATACTCATTCTGTGCTGAGGCTGGTGTTGATGTATTTGAGCGAGAAGATGTAGTGGTTTCACACAAAACTagaggatattttttttatcttcatgaCAAACTTGGGCTCTCTATTGTTGTGTTGCAGGTTGGAAGTCCGGTAAACATATGAAATCTGCCAAATCGTCATCATATGATTATGAACTGAAAAGGGCATAGGCAATGACTAAAATTACCGTTTGATAGTGTTACATGATACAATAGGAAAGGCGAAAATATATTCTGAAGTATCAACACATGtcttggacacatttttttcagcCTGGATGTGAAATACACTGGATATAATCCAACAGTAATGCAGCTTGGAGATGGTTAATTGCCAAGGTTAGCcaatgggttatcaaatattCTATTTTATCTCGAAGTATGGCCCGATGTCCCTCCAGTTTTTCAATGTCTAccatcttttcagttgctgaccAAAGCgctaaaatgtacatttacatattttttattttttacatatattaacacatttacatatacatttgaaaaatgtaacacaaatgtctctttccagaaatgaCGAACCTGGTACTCAAGATAATCTGCataccttgttgtgagcagtttcatgtttcatgttggaACTATTTCATGTGCCCCCGCAAGTGTACTTCAAGGTCAGTTAGAAAAGTCTCAGCTGTGGTCCATTTATTAGTGATGACAATCTGTCAGATGCCCTACATTTATAGGACTTACAccctggaacacagcagcatgACATAACTCCAGCATTTCAGCTTCCTATCCTTTAGAGTGATGTTAgaagaaaacagtctactgagGTTGGTCTTTTGCTTATCGGAGTTCTGCTTATGTGTCATCATGTGACAAATTAACCAGTGCATTGTTATAAATCTGCTACAGATTGATTTACAgtgctgttttaattttttgcatttaaaatgagGGTGATTTTTCGAATGACCATTCACTAAGGTGTGACGCAGTTTAAAAAACAGGACATGACCTGGCAGGGAAACTCCACAACATTGTTCCAACTGGTTCTACTGGAATCACCATCCTAATCAAATAAGAATGTACAAACTCACACTTCCTGGCAACAAAAGCTCGGACATGGCCTTAAGTATGTATAAAAATAGctacaaaacagagagaaagtaCAAGAAAAATTCACAAACAAACTCTAAACAAACTTTTGTGGACTTTAAGAACAATAAGTGAAATCTGACAGATTTCTACAGAACTATACAATTTTCAgcatgttgaaaatgatgaaaacctTTGTATTTCACTTCTTGTCCTGCAAGTTAGATGCTTCACATTGGGTGAACCCATGTTAAACATGTCAAAAAAGTTATATTCTGATGTTATTGGGGCATCTGTACTAATCAGTctgactcaggatgtttgatgggcagaaatgataaaaataaaagggCTCCCGGCTGTATGCAGTGGGGCACCAGAGTGCAGAAAGTCCTGATATATTAAGCTAATAGAGGGCACGTCACCATGTTTTGTCACCCTTTAACATGTTTGATCTACCATAGGGGGCATCCAAGAGAAcatttttgcagcttttttcaAAAATTCGGCCACCAGGCGAGGTCACAATAGGAAAAAGTCAATTACAAGATCATGCTACATGCAACAGAATTTAATACTGTACAGATTAAACATTTCTCCAACTTATAAAGGTATGCAGAAATAAAAATCATATGTTCATTTTTGTTTACATAATAATACAGAAGAGGAACAGTGACAAACTCAGGTGACCTTATTCACATGGAAGCCATTTGCCTATAACATCACCTTTAGGGTGGGAAACTTGAATACCGGGATAATGTTAGGCTGTTGTATTTCAAGTCACAAGTCATATAAACATAGGCAATCTGACAAATTGATGTCATTTTACAGCTTCCCAATTTATCAACAACTGAAAGTATGATGGATTGTAAAAATCTGAAGGCACTTCTGGAGCTAACCTGGTACCAAACCTGTTTACCGTGAGATATGGTCCGATGTCCCTCCGGATTAAACTATCCATTAGCTTTACAGTTGTTAATTAATCAGGAAGCGGTGAAATTACAAGAATTTCTCTATGTTTCTATGCACCTGAGAACCCAGCAGTACACATTTGAGCGTCCTGTCCTGAATGTGATGTCTGAGACAAGTAGCCgccgtgtgaatatggtctaccTGTACGATCCTTCAGTCAGCATTCCTCAGAATATGTGTGATTTTGATTAAGCGCAACACATCAATGCTTTGTTTCCTTCAACACTTCAGATGTGCAAAATGCTTCAATTAAAGCTCCTTCATTTGATACATGAAAAGTATGGGCTCTGACATGTGCATGTTGAGTTGATCCTGTGTTTTACTGCATCACCCAAGGTCCCAAAAAGAGTTTATCTTTAGCACTCACcagtaatttgttttttttaaataattactAATAAATCCCAAAAGTGATATAATACGATCCAGTACACATGTTGCACTAACCAGGAAAcatcattcagtcattcattctgtgctgctgctgttgccttGATTCATGTAGATTGCCCCCCAGTGAGCAGCCAGTGAGGTTATCCCGTTGCCATTGAACCGGCCACTCAGCAGTCTGAGCTCTGAGTCCGCGTGGTTTGCGTACATGTTAAAGGATGTCTGTAACACAACATGAGCAGTTAATACATGACCATGAGTATAACCATCGATaagtgaaacaaacagacagggTAGAAGGTAAAGACCTGTGTTGGCTGTCCAACGACAAGAGAGCGCCCTCTGGAGGTCACAAAGATCACCTGATAGATGTAGTTGGAGGGGTGGAATTTGCCAGAGACCTGAGACAGACAGTGTGTGCACATCAACACAGTTGTTAGTGTGTTTCATCTTCAGTAAATAAACACATGTATTCATGCAAAATGATGGGTGAATATAGTTTGATGCAAATAACAGTGtaactaatttaaaaagaaaactgcttgtACAACTTTTATTTCCTCAACCTGTATTAAAAACTGTTTGTAAATGTAtatcaattaaataaatattacattataaaAGTACAGAATAAAAGTTGATAAATCCAAGAAAGATTGTAACAATGGAAGTTTCTTTTCTGAGGCACAGTGTTTTTATCATAATTTACCATaccaaattatattttaatatcaGTGAAGTCGCTCACCTGAACAACGGCCTCATTGTCAAAGAGAATCAGCTCATGCGCTTTGTGATAAACACGACCAACCCTTGCAGACCAAATGTGTTCATAGCGCAGCTGGATGCTGCAAGacacaggagagaggaaacTGTTAAACACCAAAGACAACAACAAGACGTGAAGGCACTAAAGGTAGAAGGATATGTGACTGACCCAGTGATGTAAGCGTTGGGAATCTCCCAAACCCTGATCGCTGTAATCCTTCCCATTCCCTCTGTGGCGAAGGACGTGCCACTACCACCTCCAACAGCAACGGAGTAGGAGTTGGGCACCATGGCAGCTAGAGgggtcaaaacatttttttttatgtgatggTCAAGAGGGAGCTACTGCTTCTCGACTTCACCATGCATGTAAAAAGATCTTGTTCAAAgcctgatgtttgtgtttaaaagtataaaatatataattggTGTCAAAAGGTCTCAGTCAGTTGAGTCAGTTTCTTACGTGCTGCGACGGAGCTGGTGCAGAGCACAGCGAAgatcaggaagaaaaacattctGATGCGTGAGGGAGTCCAGAGACAACACTGGAATCTGAAACCAATTCATTAAACATcattaacatcatcatcataattatcAGCAGCTCTATGAATTTATTTAGACAAGGTGGCTTTTAAAAGCAGTTACTCAGCAATCTGACATAAAATCTGTGTAAATACTAATAAAATCATCAGAATTTAATTAATCAGCGCCTACAGCCACACTGActttgtttaaagctgcagctACAGGTGCTTAAACTCACCTGCCGTCAGGAGCTCCTGGAGCCAGCTAGAGTCCTGAGCAGAGGGTGAGCTGACACCGTGACTGTGGCCCTTAAGTAGCAACAACTCTCTTCCACATCACACCCATCAGAACATTCCTTCTTGAATTCCGCTGATGATAACTGATCATCAGTGATAACTGAACAGTAACACACCTATAA of Sparus aurata chromosome 17, fSpaAur1.1, whole genome shotgun sequence contains these proteins:
- the LOC115566757 gene encoding zymogen granule membrane protein 16-like; this encodes MFFFLIFAVLCTSSVAAPAMVPNSYSVAVGGGSGTSFATEGMGRITAIRVWEIPNAYITGIQLRYEHIWSARVGRVYHKAHELILFDNEAVVQVSGKFHPSNYIYQVIFVTSRGRSLVVGQPTQTSFNMYANHADSELRLLSGRFNGNGITSLAAHWGAIYMNQGNSSSTE